From the genome of Vallitalea longa:
TATTGCATGATGAAATTAAATAAAGAACTAGCAGCATACAATATTCCAAGTATCAATAAGATATTAAAAATAAAGTCGAAATCAATTGATGCATTAGGTACACCATTAATTATTTCCATAAAATTCTCAAATAGTTTTGTTGTTGCTTCTCCCATCTTTTTAGGAGCTACTATTGAAAATATTGTACTTAAAACAGCCATAATGACAACAAATATAAGACTTATTCGTCTAGGTTTCAGATACCCTAAAAGTCTTTTTAGAGTACCTTTAAAATCTTTTGCTTTCTCAACAGGCATACTCATTGCATGACCTCTGCCTGGTCCTCTTCCTACTCTGCCTTTATTCATACTCATGCTAATTCCTCCTCTGAAAGCTGTGAAGATACTATTTGTTTGTATACATCACTTGAGCTTAGCAATTCTTTATGAGTTCCCATTCCTACTATACGTCCTTCATCAAGAACAATAATTCTATCTGCATTCATAACAGTAGTAACACGTTGTGCAACTATAATAATAGTATCGTCAACTATCTCTTTATTAAGAGCTTGGCGTAATTTAGCATCAGTTTTGAAATCCAAAGCAGAGAAACTATCATCAAAAAGATAAATTTCAGGTTTTCTAACTAAAGCTCTCGCTATAGATAAACGCTGTTTTTGTCCTCCAGAAACGTTAGTACCACCTTGAGATATAACTGAATCATATTTGTCTTTCATATCATTAATAAATTCTGTTGCCTGTGCTATTTCACACGCTTTTACAATTTCATCTCTACTAGCATCTTCTTTACCATACTTAATATTATCAATTATAGTTCCACTAAATAAGACTGCCTTTTGAGGAACTAATCCTATTTTTTTTCTTAAATATCCTTGAGACATTTCTCTTATATCTACACCATCAATCAATATCTTGCCTTTAGTTACATCATAGAATCTGGAAATCAGATTAACTAAAGTAGATTTTCCAGAACCTGTTCCTCCTATGATAGCTGTTACTTCTCCAGGATTAGCATTAAATGATATATCTTCCAATGCTCTTCCCTCAGCATTATTATATCTGAATGAAACATTCTGAAACTCAACATATCCTCTTTTTGAACCTGTCTCTATAGGTTTTGTAGGATCATTTATTTCAGGCACTACCTCTAGTACTTCATTTATTCTTATTGCTGATGCTGATGCTCTAGGTATTAAAATAAATATCATAGTCAACATAATCAATGAGAACATTATCTGTGATACATATTGAATGAATGCCATTAAATCTCCTACTTGCATAGCACCGTTATTTATTTTGAATGAACCAAACCATATAATGAATATAGTAGTAAAATTAAATAAAAGCATTAATATAGGAGTTAGACATGCCATTAATTTATTAACCTTTATAGCTGTATTGGTTAAATCCTTATTAGCATCGTTAAATCTATTATTTTCATGATTCACTTTATTAAATGCTCTAATAACTCTAATACCAGTTAATCTTTCTCTAAGAACTAAGTTCAATTTATCTATCTTGACCTGCATTGATTTGAACATAGGTATACTTTTGCTAGCTACCAATCCAATAATTATACCCAATACGATAACTACTACAATAATAATCAAAGATAAATTAGGATTCTTGTTAATAGCCATAATAATTCCACCTATAGCCATTAACGGAGCTCTGATGAACATTCTAAGTAACATGACTACTAAGTTCTGTACCTGAGTTATATCATTAGTTGTTCTTGTTATTAATGAAGCAGTTCCTTTTTCATCAAATTCCTTCAATGAATAGTTTTCAACTTTTTCAAAAACTTTATTTCTCAAATCTCTTGCAAATGCACTTCCAGTCTTAGCTGATAACATGCTTGTTAATATGGAACATAGTGCTCCTAGACCAGCAATCAGTAACATAATCGCTCCGACTTTAGCTATATATCCTATATCTTGCTCAACTATACCAGTGTCAACAATATCTGACATTAATGTAGGTAAGAATAATTCAGTAATTGTTCTAATAAAAGTAAAAGTAAATATTATAACTATTGATAAAGTAAAAGGTTTTAAACCCTTTAATAATTTAACCATAATTTCTCTCCCTTCTTGATGTTCTATAACTTGTTCAGTATCGTTTCAATCTCTTCCAGATTCTTAGATAATTTCATAATATCATCATCATTCAATTTTTCTAATTTCTTCTTGACATTTGATTGAACTATTTTCTTATGCTCTTTCAGATATTCTTCACCCTTTTCAGTAATAAACAGATTAATAACACGCCTATCGTTTTCATTGGTTTTCCTTTCAATAAGTTCATCTTCTATTAATCTGTTGACTATCTTCGACAAATGGGATTTTGGTATCATTAATTTATCACAGAAATATTTCATAGGTCTACCATTATTCCTATAGATAAGAAATACTAATTGCATCTGATGAATTGAATTTTTGTGACGAAAATCCTTGAATAATTTTCTATTTATCAATGGCATAATTCTAAGAATATTCTCGATTAATACATCTCTTGACATTTATAACTTCCTTTCAGCTTCTAGACCTCCATATTTATTATACTTATAAGGA
Proteins encoded in this window:
- a CDS encoding ABC transporter ATP-binding protein — protein: MVKLLKGLKPFTLSIVIIFTFTFIRTITELFLPTLMSDIVDTGIVEQDIGYIAKVGAIMLLIAGLGALCSILTSMLSAKTGSAFARDLRNKVFEKVENYSLKEFDEKGTASLITRTTNDITQVQNLVVMLLRMFIRAPLMAIGGIIMAINKNPNLSLIIIVVVIVLGIIIGLVASKSIPMFKSMQVKIDKLNLVLRERLTGIRVIRAFNKVNHENNRFNDANKDLTNTAIKVNKLMACLTPILMLLFNFTTIFIIWFGSFKINNGAMQVGDLMAFIQYVSQIMFSLIMLTMIFILIPRASASAIRINEVLEVVPEINDPTKPIETGSKRGYVEFQNVSFRYNNAEGRALEDISFNANPGEVTAIIGGTGSGKSTLVNLISRFYDVTKGKILIDGVDIREMSQGYLRKKIGLVPQKAVLFSGTIIDNIKYGKEDASRDEIVKACEIAQATEFINDMKDKYDSVISQGGTNVSGGQKQRLSIARALVRKPEIYLFDDSFSALDFKTDAKLRQALNKEIVDDTIIIVAQRVTTVMNADRIIVLDEGRIVGMGTHKELLSSSDVYKQIVSSQLSEEELA
- a CDS encoding MarR family winged helix-turn-helix transcriptional regulator, giving the protein MSRDVLIENILRIMPLINRKLFKDFRHKNSIHQMQLVFLIYRNNGRPMKYFCDKLMIPKSHLSKIVNRLIEDELIERKTNENDRRVINLFITEKGEEYLKEHKKIVQSNVKKKLEKLNDDDIMKLSKNLEEIETILNKL